The following DNA comes from Terriglobia bacterium.
GGCGCATCGAAATCGTAGTAGATCGAAAACTCCTTCGCCGCAAACGGCGGCTGCAGCGGAGCGCCTGTTTGCAATGGCGCGGGCGTTTGAAAAGCCAGCGTTCCGTCGCTGGGTCCGGGAGGCCGCGGCGCATTGGGAACCGTGTACTTGTCGAGCGCCGGCAAAATGGTATTGCACGAGGGATCCGGCTCGATCAGCGGCGAAACCACAACGGGCTTGAGCACGATGCCTCCGCAGATGCGGGGCTCATTGGATATGACGCCTTCAACCAGCACCTTGTGTCCAAGGTACGGTGGATGGAATTCCGCGCTGCTGTCGCTCTGGATACCGAGGTAGTAGAGTTCCCCGCCGTATTCCGCAAGCCAGCATGGAACGGTTTTCGTATCCTGCACGACAGGACAGCTGGCGAAATTCCTGCGCTGCTCCTGCTGGGCGTACCCCGAGCCGGCACCTGCGGCTATGACGAGGGCGACGATCAGCGGCCTGCACAGCTTCATCGATCTCACCTTTACAACACGCTCAGGAAATTCACCAGGTCCTGCTTTTCCTGCTCGGTGAATTGAATATTGAAGCGCCGATCGTAAAAGTCGACCACTTCACGCAGGTTTGCCGCCGATCCGTTTGCGAAATAGGGCGACCTTGCCGCCAATCCGCGCAATTGCTGGATCACGATCGCCCCGATGTCATTGCATTTGCCCGAAATCAAAGCCCGTCCCGGATCCTGGGTATAGATCACGCGGCCCAGGAACGGATGAGGCGCGATGGCGTTGTTGCATGTCAGCTTGAAGAGCGGCAGCTCATTCTTTTCGCTGGACCAGGGACTGGCCGGCGCTTCCCTGGCCCACGGCAGGTTGGTGGTGCCGATGTCCATCCACCCGTTCGCAGTATCCATTCCGGTCATATGCATTCCATGGCAGGTCGCGCAGGTCCGCTTGACCGGATTGCCAAGACCTACGGTGTTGAGGTGCATGACATCTTTGATCCAGAACGTACGATAGAAGAAAACATCGTGGCCGCGGGCGACGGATTCGCGAAATGCATTCTGATCGTCGATTTCGTCGTCGCCGGTACGAGGAAGGCGTTTCCAGCGATCGCCCATAGGAAACACGAAGTTCGCCGTGTTGTTTCCGAGAACCCCGGTTTTTCCCTGCGCCAGCGCTGCCGGACCCAATGCCGGCGGACCGCCTTCCTCGGTCAGGTCGCCTCCTGTCCAGTCGTAACTTTCCGCCGCATAAACCTGAGATTCGAAGGCGATGATCTGATCCAGCTGCGCGTCCGTCAAGGCGCCCTTCACTTGAAGGTGGCCGGCCGCGGCGGAGCGGGCCTGACTTCTCAGACTTGGTTCACGCGCGTCCGCCATCATGTTCATCTGCACGAGCTTTCCGGTTTCGGGATCCCGTTCGGTCGGTTGTCCGTCCTTGGCGATAAACCGGCCGACGCCGAAACCATCGGCGGTAACGTACTTCAGGTTGGCCGCCGGACGCGGCCGGCGGTACACCGATATCGTCGGCGCCGGGCTGTTCAGCCCATATACGGGACTGGTGTTGCAACCTGTCGGATCGCGGACAGTCTCGATTGTGAACTCCGGTTTGATGGCGGTCCCATCTGCAGCTTTCGGCGGCCACGGCAGCGGAACACGGATCAGTCCTCGATCCAGAAGAAGCGAATGCGACTGCGGATATTCGTCGGGCAGGTCCGGACAGTTCTTTCCGTCGACGGTGGCGAACAGCGGATCCGATCCGCTGGTCCTGCCCCAGCGCTGACGGATCGAGT
Coding sequences within:
- a CDS encoding OmpA family protein; the encoded protein is MKLCRPLIVALVIAAGAGSGYAQQEQRRNFASCPVVQDTKTVPCWLAEYGGELYYLGIQSDSSAEFHPPYLGHKVLVEGVISNEPRICGGIVLKPVVVSPLIEPDPSCNTILPALDKYTVPNAPRPPGPSDGTLAFQTPAPLQTGAPLQPPFAAKEFSIYYDFDAPVMGRHAAVLTQIMDYAEKIGAKHVIVSGYRGATLLSDKAVLTERPGISKDRAEEVADLLERAGLSKAAIQVTFQGEPEPPHGVDDWKSRRTTVRVEP